A genomic stretch from Nitrospirota bacterium includes:
- the rpoN gene encoding RNA polymerase factor sigma-54, producing MALENRLDLKLSQKLILTPQLQQAIKLLQMPQLELAQVLNQELVENPFLEEAFEEPDIPDMPDMDEYPEEGNAPDAVSEDAEISFENITGFSVDDYFDERSSDGRDLGYFTPGMEEQPSYELFYSKRPDLYDHLLWQLRLCSAEDSIRMVAEAVIGNIDEDGYLRATEDELAASLGAPDDAVRQAIALVQTFDPPGVGAKDLRECLQLQLAALNLTGSLVDRIVANNMEDLQKKRYTSIIKQYSSTMDDVMAAVKIIEGLEPRPGRSFTSTEANYVVPDVYISKTDEGYQIILNEDGMPRLSLNNSYRKLLLKKESLTREEREFLKDKLRRATELIKSLDQRNKTIYKVSESILKFQRDFFERGMQELKPLNLKDVAMDIAMHESTISRVTSNKYLACDHGVYSFRFFFSSAIQSEAGDVSSTLVKDLIRKIVTEEDPKKPLSDQMIVDKLKEQNITIARRTVAKYREELKIPPQNQRKRFE from the coding sequence ATGGCCTTAGAAAATAGATTAGACTTAAAGCTCAGCCAGAAGCTCATCCTTACGCCGCAGCTCCAGCAGGCGATCAAGCTGCTGCAGATGCCCCAGCTCGAGCTCGCCCAGGTCCTGAACCAGGAACTCGTCGAGAACCCCTTTCTCGAGGAGGCGTTCGAGGAGCCCGATATCCCTGACATGCCCGATATGGACGAGTATCCCGAGGAAGGGAACGCCCCGGATGCGGTCTCCGAGGACGCGGAGATATCCTTCGAGAACATCACCGGCTTCAGCGTCGACGACTACTTCGACGAGCGGAGCAGCGACGGAAGGGACCTGGGGTACTTTACGCCGGGCATGGAGGAGCAGCCTTCGTATGAGCTCTTCTATTCGAAAAGGCCCGACCTGTACGACCACCTCCTCTGGCAGCTGCGGCTCTGCAGCGCCGAGGATTCGATCAGGATGGTCGCCGAGGCGGTCATCGGCAATATCGACGAGGACGGCTACCTGAGGGCCACCGAGGATGAATTGGCCGCGTCCCTCGGAGCCCCGGACGACGCCGTCAGGCAGGCGATCGCCCTCGTCCAGACCTTCGATCCCCCGGGCGTCGGGGCGAAAGACCTGCGGGAGTGCCTGCAGCTCCAGCTCGCAGCGCTCAACCTGACCGGCAGCCTCGTCGACAGGATCGTCGCCAACAACATGGAAGACCTCCAGAAGAAGCGGTACACCAGCATCATAAAGCAGTACAGCTCTACCATGGACGACGTGATGGCCGCGGTGAAGATCATCGAGGGCCTCGAGCCCCGTCCGGGCAGGAGCTTTACGAGCACCGAGGCGAACTACGTCGTGCCCGACGTCTACATAAGCAAGACCGACGAGGGCTACCAGATCATCCTCAACGAGGACGGCATGCCCCGTCTCAGCCTCAACAACAGCTACCGGAAGCTGCTCCTCAAGAAGGAGTCGCTCACCCGTGAGGAGCGGGAGTTCCTGAAGGACAAGCTCCGCCGCGCAACGGAGCTGATCAAGAGCCTCGACCAGCGGAACAAGACCATCTATAAAGTCTCCGAGAGCATCCTCAAGTTCCAGCGGGACTTTTTCGAGCGGGGCATGCAGGAGTTGAAGCCGCTGAACCTCAAGGATGTCGCCATGGACATCGCGATGCACGAAAGCACGATCAGCAGGGTGACCTCGAACAAGTACCTCGCCTGCGATCACGGCGTCTACAGCTTCAGGTTCTTCTTCAGCAGCGCGATTCAGTCCGAGGCCGGGGATGTCTCGTCCACCCTGGTCAAGGACCTGATCAGGAAGATCGTGACGGAGGAGGACCCGAAGAAGCCGCTCAGCGACCAGATGATCGTGGATAAACTGAAGGAGCAGAACATCACCATCGCACGGAGGACGGTCGCCAAGTACCGTGAGGAGCTGAAGATCCCTCCGCAGAACCAGCGCAAACGATTCGAATGA
- the lptB gene encoding LPS export ABC transporter ATP-binding protein, whose translation MQRHTLEMRGLAKTYGKRQVVKDITLSLSTGEIVGLLGPNGAGKTTTFYMIVGMIRPEQGDIVLDDEDIKGLPMYRRALKGMGYLPQEPSIFRKLTVRENLKAVLEIKRSSERSGNGRQQGKSGGEAPPGTEPDIEQEVDRLLEEFNLTEFADRDGYRLSGGERRRAEIARAIAVKPTFMLFDEPFAGIDPLAIVELKKMLTYLKSKGLGILITDHNVRETLSITDRAYIISGGSILAEGAPADLITNPSVREAYLGEEFKL comes from the coding sequence ATGCAGCGCCATACGCTTGAGATGAGAGGTCTTGCGAAGACCTACGGCAAGAGGCAGGTCGTGAAAGATATCACGCTCTCCCTCTCGACCGGCGAGATCGTCGGCCTGCTGGGTCCCAACGGCGCGGGCAAGACGACGACCTTCTATATGATCGTCGGCATGATACGGCCCGAGCAGGGCGATATCGTGCTCGATGACGAGGACATCAAAGGCCTCCCCATGTATCGGCGGGCGCTGAAGGGGATGGGGTATCTGCCCCAGGAGCCTTCGATATTCAGAAAGCTGACGGTGAGAGAGAACCTGAAGGCGGTGCTCGAGATCAAGCGTTCCTCTGAACGGTCCGGCAACGGCCGGCAGCAGGGGAAGAGCGGAGGAGAGGCGCCTCCCGGAACCGAACCGGATATCGAGCAGGAGGTGGACCGCCTTCTCGAAGAGTTCAACCTCACCGAGTTCGCTGACCGGGACGGCTACCGGCTTTCGGGCGGCGAGCGGAGGAGGGCCGAGATAGCCCGGGCGATCGCAGTGAAGCCGACGTTCATGCTCTTCGACGAGCCGTTCGCCGGCATCGATCCCCTCGCCATCGTCGAACTGAAGAAGATGCTTACGTATTTGAAATCGAAAGGGTTGGGCATTCTCATAACCGACCATAACGTCAGAGAGACGCTGTCCATAACGGACAGGGCGTATATAATCAGCGGCGGCTCGATCCTGGCCGAAGGAGCTCCCGCCGACCTTATTACCAATCCGTCCGTGAGGGAAGCGTATCTCGGGGAGGAATTCAAACTGTAA
- a CDS encoding LptA/OstA family protein — MESRDTMYGTRQKKNGMSGVVALLAAVLCLLPALPSFAETKKAAAKEPTVITSERLTTDNTAKTALFEVNVVAKKGDMTLFADKMLVSYSEERGGSNIKKIDAEGNVKLVRGARVVTSRAATYFAAPEEHVVFTGEPRASEGENVVTGTKMTYYMSSDNSVVENSKVFLVERKDGGDARKKHSPPR; from the coding sequence ATGGAAAGTAGAGATACCATGTACGGTACCCGCCAGAAAAAGAACGGCATGAGCGGCGTTGTCGCACTGCTCGCTGCTGTCCTCTGCCTTCTCCCGGCACTCCCCTCATTTGCCGAGACGAAGAAGGCGGCCGCCAAGGAGCCCACGGTCATCACCTCGGAGAGGCTGACCACGGATAATACGGCGAAGACAGCGCTCTTCGAAGTGAACGTGGTCGCGAAGAAGGGAGACATGACGCTCTTCGCGGACAAGATGCTCGTCTCTTATTCGGAAGAGAGGGGCGGCAGCAATATCAAGAAGATCGATGCGGAGGGCAATGTCAAGCTCGTCAGGGGAGCGCGGGTGGTCACCTCCCGGGCCGCCACGTATTTCGCCGCTCCCGAAGAGCATGTCGTCTTTACCGGGGAGCCGCGCGCCTCTGAGGGGGAGAATGTGGTGACCGGCACCAAAATGACCTATTATATGAGCAGCGACAACTCGGTTGTCGAGAACAGCAAAGTCTTCCTGGTCGAGAGAAAGGACGGAGGCGACGCGCGGAAGAAGCACTCTCCCCCGCGGTGA
- the lptC gene encoding LPS export ABC transporter periplasmic protein LptC, with amino-acid sequence MKKTVFLVVAVLFFVVLALFSEREGALKTKVKLGDNSYMDEVTIVQKKDGATKWTLSSKKAVFVTDNEVALAQVNITFPEKELTLTSDNGTYHIEQRDLKIEKNIKAAGKNYDIVAETLFWDASRNELFSDDTVHIVGKKFHVEGDSMVATTDKATLNSNVKAIFYGK; translated from the coding sequence ATGAAAAAAACGGTGTTTTTAGTCGTTGCCGTCCTTTTTTTTGTCGTTTTGGCCCTGTTTTCGGAGAGAGAGGGAGCGCTCAAGACAAAGGTGAAGCTCGGCGATAACTCGTATATGGACGAGGTGACGATCGTCCAGAAGAAAGACGGCGCTACCAAGTGGACCCTGAGCTCGAAGAAGGCCGTCTTCGTTACTGACAACGAGGTCGCCCTGGCGCAGGTGAATATAACGTTTCCGGAAAAAGAGCTCACCCTCACTTCTGACAACGGCACCTACCACATCGAGCAGCGCGACCTGAAGATAGAAAAGAATATAAAGGCGGCCGGCAAGAACTACGATATCGTGGCCGAGACCCTCTTCTGGGATGCGTCGCGCAACGAGCTCTTTTCCGATGACACGGTCCATATCGTCGGGAAGAAGTTCCATGTCGAGGGGGATTCCATGGTCGCCACCACGGACAAGGCGACGCTGAACAGCAACGTGAAAGCGATTTTTTATGGAAAGTAG
- a CDS encoding shikimate dehydrogenase: MSIRGTTRITGIFGFPVEHSLSPAMHNAAFEHLGLDYCYVPFSVSPERLEDAVKGVRALRIRGVNVTVPHKERVIPFLDEVGEEASFIGAVNTVVNDDGVVRGFNTDGRGFMQSLAEAGIDPAGKRILMVGAGGAARAVGYYLCREAAAVYLYNRRRERAVSLAGSLNTLRGNVSVVDSDALGSKEVMASLDIVINTTPLGLSPDDPLPLEVTMLTGHHVVCDLIYKRTPLLREAAERGCATLDGLGMLLWQGVYAFELWTGLRPPVEVMRAAIQRSSRP, from the coding sequence ATGAGCATACGAGGGACGACACGGATCACCGGCATATTCGGGTTCCCGGTAGAGCACAGCCTCTCGCCGGCCATGCATAACGCGGCCTTCGAGCACCTGGGGCTCGACTACTGTTATGTCCCCTTTTCCGTGAGCCCCGAGCGGCTCGAGGACGCGGTCAAAGGGGTCAGGGCGCTCCGGATTCGCGGGGTCAATGTGACGGTCCCCCACAAAGAGCGCGTCATCCCTTTCCTGGATGAGGTCGGCGAGGAGGCGTCGTTCATCGGCGCGGTAAATACCGTGGTGAACGACGACGGTGTGGTGCGGGGCTTCAATACCGACGGCAGGGGGTTCATGCAGTCCCTGGCAGAGGCGGGCATCGATCCTGCCGGCAAGCGGATACTCATGGTCGGCGCGGGCGGCGCTGCCCGCGCGGTCGGTTATTACCTCTGCAGGGAAGCGGCGGCAGTTTATCTCTATAACAGGCGCCGGGAGAGGGCGGTATCGCTCGCCGGGAGCCTGAACACGCTCAGGGGAAATGTGTCGGTCGTCGACAGCGATGCGCTCGGGAGTAAAGAGGTGATGGCGTCGCTGGATATCGTCATCAACACGACGCCGCTGGGGCTCTCTCCCGACGACCCCCTTCCCTTGGAGGTGACGATGCTGACAGGACATCACGTCGTCTGCGATCTGATCTATAAGCGGACCCCGCTCCTCCGCGAGGCCGCAGAGCGGGGCTGCGCCACCCTCGACGGCCTCGGCATGCTCCTCTGGCAGGGCGTCTACGCCTTCGAGCTGTGGACAGGGCTCCGCCCCCCGGTCGAGGTGATGCGCGCAGCGATACAGCGCTCGTCGCGTCCATAG
- a CDS encoding DUF512 domain-containing protein yields MQRKNDNGIEIEAVEPGSIADRSGLVPGDRLVAVNGHKIRDAIDVMFCGAEPGGEFLVMRKDKRCSLAAVPADRSPGELGIVLKPFKTRACKNNCVFCFVSQLPRGMRRPLYLRDDDYRMSFLYGNYVTLTNLSAEDRERIVEQRLSPLYLSVHSTDTATRNLLLGNQQAAPIMREIKFFAGRKIRMHTQIVLCPGYNDGKHLARTIADLYRFYPYIMSIAVVPVGLTAHRKKALRPVERDDALAALDIIHKFQTRFKRKHGECVVYGADELYIKGERDFPPLADYGDLPQIENGVGMTPLFLHQLRRVKAPSSAPKQRLVTVTGVSFHPYLMKLVNRLRKGGVEIDAVPVENTFFGPRVTVTGLLTGRDVIKALSGLVHRDDVLLIPDIVMREGDEVFLDEVTREDIEHLLGAKAVVVESTPKGLVDAIAELSR; encoded by the coding sequence ATGCAGCGGAAAAATGATAACGGCATCGAGATAGAGGCGGTCGAGCCGGGCAGCATCGCCGACCGTTCGGGCCTCGTGCCCGGCGACCGGCTCGTCGCCGTCAACGGGCATAAGATACGGGACGCCATCGATGTGATGTTCTGCGGCGCCGAGCCCGGGGGAGAGTTCCTCGTCATGAGAAAGGACAAGCGGTGCTCCCTTGCCGCGGTCCCCGCGGACCGGAGCCCCGGAGAGCTGGGGATCGTCCTCAAACCCTTCAAGACGCGGGCCTGCAAGAACAACTGCGTCTTCTGTTTCGTCTCCCAGCTCCCCCGGGGAATGCGGAGGCCGCTCTACCTGAGGGATGACGATTACCGCATGTCCTTTCTCTACGGCAATTATGTGACGCTCACCAATCTCTCGGCGGAAGACAGGGAGCGGATCGTCGAGCAGCGGCTCAGTCCGCTCTATCTCTCGGTCCACTCCACGGATACGGCGACGAGGAATCTCCTGCTCGGCAACCAGCAGGCAGCGCCGATCATGCGGGAGATCAAGTTCTTTGCAGGCCGGAAGATCAGGATGCATACCCAGATCGTGCTCTGTCCCGGGTACAACGACGGGAAGCACCTCGCCAGGACCATAGCCGATCTCTACCGGTTCTATCCCTACATCATGTCCATTGCCGTCGTGCCGGTCGGACTGACGGCGCACCGGAAGAAGGCGCTGCGGCCGGTGGAGCGCGACGATGCCCTCGCCGCGCTCGACATCATCCATAAGTTCCAGACCAGGTTCAAGAGAAAGCATGGCGAGTGCGTTGTCTACGGCGCGGACGAGCTCTACATCAAGGGGGAGCGGGATTTCCCTCCCCTCGCCGACTACGGAGACCTGCCCCAGATCGAGAACGGCGTGGGCATGACGCCGCTGTTCCTGCACCAGCTGCGACGGGTCAAGGCGCCCTCTTCCGCGCCGAAGCAGCGGCTGGTCACCGTCACCGGCGTATCGTTCCATCCCTATCTCATGAAGCTCGTGAACAGGCTGAGAAAGGGCGGCGTCGAGATCGACGCCGTTCCCGTCGAGAATACGTTCTTCGGCCCGCGGGTGACCGTGACCGGGCTCCTCACCGGGCGGGATGTCATCAAGGCGCTCTCGGGGCTGGTGCACAGGGACGACGTGCTGCTCATCCCCGACATTGTCATGAGAGAGGGGGACGAGGTCTTTCTCGACGAGGTGACCAGAGAGGATATAGAGCACCTCCTCGGCGCGAAGGCGGTGGTCGTGGAGTCGACGCCGAAAGGGCTCGTCGATGCGATCGCGGAGCTGTCGAGGTAA
- a CDS encoding CDP-alcohol phosphatidyltransferase family protein: MTILTIPNLITFVRIVILPVFVTALIYRRYNYALALFIAASVSDMLDGLLARLTDQKSALGAFLDPLADKILLVTSFILFAVYGWIPLWVTIAVISRDLIVVVGWFLFYLLYDTTKVEPSFIGKSAIAGQLLLIAYTLFSVTVPALPEPQGWMFWTVALLTIVSGLQYIFRGLKHAAEK; the protein is encoded by the coding sequence ATGACTATTCTGACCATACCCAACCTCATTACGTTCGTCAGGATCGTTATCCTGCCCGTTTTCGTTACGGCGCTCATCTACCGGCGCTATAATTACGCGCTCGCGCTCTTCATCGCCGCGAGCGTTTCGGATATGCTCGACGGCCTCCTGGCGCGGCTGACGGACCAGAAGAGCGCCCTCGGCGCGTTTCTCGATCCGCTCGCCGATAAAATCCTTCTCGTGACCTCCTTCATTCTCTTTGCGGTGTATGGATGGATCCCCCTCTGGGTCACCATCGCGGTTATCAGCCGCGACCTGATCGTCGTCGTGGGATGGTTTCTCTTCTACCTGCTCTACGATACGACGAAGGTGGAGCCCTCGTTCATCGGCAAGTCGGCCATCGCCGGGCAGCTGCTGCTGATCGCCTACACCCTCTTCTCGGTCACGGTGCCCGCGCTGCCGGAGCCGCAGGGCTGGATGTTCTGGACCGTCGCCCTGCTGACGATCGTTTCGGGGCTCCAGTATATTTTCAGAGGACTGAAGCATGCAGCGGAAAAATGA
- a CDS encoding tetratricopeptide repeat protein, with translation MEEKIYALIREAESLRERAAYKEALKRFRRALSLSKRHHHLDGVLDATLAIADISRMTGDFDLAIRHYEEALESSEALGNRLTAADCMVGMGLSLRAIGMWKEAVRFITTARKTYRKENDTKGVAFSLWAEAGALRVAGDIGKAIERFEESRDLFSSLCFDSGMAYALCGLGGTHRIAGKSEVSLSYYRQANSMFRAQKDTFGAAYSHCGIGNAYRMLHRYADAMRHFSKATRLYEKIGDRVSYSYTLWSIATLYKMKGESAKARSSIQKALRNFRMTKDPRGIVYCDLALGELLFMEGKTGAARKKMLAAAASAARHGFKLEQCHADALLAVVDGNGMRSPKTPCYRKREVELPAPSIPFNIP, from the coding sequence ATGGAAGAAAAAATCTACGCCTTGATAAGAGAAGCCGAAAGCTTGCGCGAGCGCGCCGCCTACAAGGAGGCCCTGAAGCGCTTTCGCCGCGCGCTGTCGCTCAGCAAGCGGCACCATCACCTGGACGGTGTCCTCGACGCTACGCTCGCGATCGCCGATATCTCCCGGATGACCGGCGATTTCGATCTCGCGATCCGGCACTATGAGGAGGCCCTCGAATCGTCCGAGGCCCTGGGCAACAGGCTGACCGCTGCCGACTGCATGGTGGGCATGGGCCTTTCGCTGCGGGCTATCGGGATGTGGAAAGAGGCGGTGCGGTTCATCACCACGGCCCGCAAGACCTACCGCAAAGAGAACGACACGAAAGGGGTGGCCTTCTCGCTCTGGGCCGAGGCCGGCGCGCTGCGCGTGGCCGGGGATATCGGGAAGGCGATAGAGCGGTTCGAGGAGTCGCGCGATCTCTTCTCCTCCCTCTGCTTTGATTCGGGAATGGCGTATGCGCTCTGCGGGCTGGGGGGCACGCACCGGATCGCCGGAAAATCCGAAGTCTCGCTCTCCTACTATCGGCAGGCGAACAGCATGTTCAGGGCCCAGAAGGACACCTTCGGCGCCGCCTACTCGCATTGCGGCATCGGCAACGCCTACCGCATGCTCCACCGGTATGCGGATGCGATGAGGCACTTCAGCAAGGCGACGCGGCTCTACGAGAAGATCGGCGACCGGGTGAGCTATTCGTACACCCTGTGGAGCATCGCGACGCTCTACAAGATGAAGGGAGAGAGCGCGAAGGCGCGCTCCTCTATCCAGAAGGCGCTCCGGAACTTCAGGATGACGAAGGACCCCCGGGGGATCGTCTACTGCGACCTCGCTCTCGGCGAGCTGCTTTTCATGGAGGGAAAGACCGGGGCAGCGCGGAAAAAGATGCTCGCCGCTGCCGCAAGCGCCGCCAGGCACGGCTTCAAGCTCGAACAGTGCCACGCCGATGCTCTCCTGGCGGTCGTCGACGGCAATGGCATGCGCTCGCCGAAGACGCCCTGCTACCGGAAGAGGGAGGTCGAGCTGCCCGCTCCCTCGATACCCTTCAACATCCCGTAA
- the rpe gene encoding ribulose-phosphate 3-epimerase has product MIKIAPSILSADFMRLGAEIEAVEASGADLLHLDIMDGHFVPNITIGPAVVEGIRTMTSMPLDVHLMIENPDKYLGDFVAAGADYLTVHVEASVHLHRTVQRIKESGVKAGVSLNPATPLASLDHILADLDMVLLMSVNPGFGGQKFIPFVLGKITALKAAVRERGGTALIEVDGGVKPDNAREVAAAGADILVMGSAFFHADDYRGLMRELRETLNGL; this is encoded by the coding sequence GTGATCAAGATCGCGCCATCCATTCTGTCCGCCGATTTCATGCGGCTCGGCGCCGAGATCGAGGCGGTGGAGGCCTCGGGTGCGGACCTGCTCCACCTGGATATCATGGACGGCCATTTTGTGCCGAACATCACGATCGGGCCTGCCGTGGTCGAGGGCATCCGCACGATGACGAGCATGCCGCTCGACGTGCATCTCATGATCGAGAACCCGGACAAGTACCTGGGAGACTTCGTCGCTGCCGGGGCCGACTACCTGACGGTCCATGTCGAGGCGAGCGTTCACCTCCACCGGACCGTCCAGCGGATCAAGGAGAGCGGCGTCAAGGCAGGCGTATCGCTGAACCCGGCGACGCCGCTCGCCAGCCTCGACCATATCCTCGCCGATCTCGATATGGTGCTCCTCATGTCGGTAAACCCGGGATTCGGAGGGCAGAAGTTCATTCCCTTCGTGCTCGGCAAGATAACGGCGCTGAAGGCCGCCGTGAGGGAGCGCGGCGGCACGGCGCTCATCGAGGTGGACGGCGGGGTGAAGCCCGACAATGCGCGGGAGGTCGCGGCAGCAGGCGCGGACATCCTGGTGATGGGCTCCGCCTTTTTTCACGCCGACGACTACAGGGGCCTGATGCGGGAGCTCAGGGAGACCCTGAACGGACTGTAG
- a CDS encoding PASTA domain-containing protein → MRKLITIPLYLTILLVLGIASGHITFKLLSFSRTVAVPDLRAKGMIEANELLRNKGLYLRLEGEDYDSYVHQGDILRQDIPPGSKVKSGREIGIVLSKGPRVQYVPDVVGQPLERAESLLSGKGIRIGRVIYVHSDRTPRNIILAQRPESNEGGGDLFSVIVSLGDAPEPPAAKATPAEQAIPKTEANKEER, encoded by the coding sequence ATGAGGAAGTTAATAACGATACCGCTGTACCTCACCATCCTGCTCGTCCTCGGCATCGCCTCCGGCCATATTACCTTCAAGCTGCTCAGCTTCAGCAGGACCGTTGCCGTGCCGGACCTGCGGGCAAAGGGAATGATCGAGGCGAACGAGCTCCTCCGCAACAAAGGCCTCTACCTCCGGCTCGAGGGAGAGGATTACGACTCCTATGTCCACCAGGGGGACATCCTGCGGCAGGACATTCCTCCCGGGAGCAAGGTCAAGTCGGGACGGGAGATCGGGATTGTGCTGAGCAAGGGCCCGAGGGTACAATATGTGCCTGACGTTGTGGGGCAGCCTCTCGAACGGGCCGAGTCGCTCCTGAGCGGCAAGGGCATCAGGATCGGGAGGGTCATCTATGTCCACTCGGACAGGACGCCCCGGAACATCATCCTTGCGCAGCGGCCTGAATCGAACGAGGGAGGCGGCGATCTCTTCAGCGTGATCGTCAGCCTCGGCGATGCCCCGGAGCCCCCCGCAGCGAAGGCGACGCCTGCCGAGCAGGCGATACCCAAGACAGAAGCGAACAAGGAGGAACGGTGA
- the rsmB gene encoding 16S rRNA (cytosine(967)-C(5))-methyltransferase RsmB translates to MKAEKPGKPGKTAENTAASSTREKAVLVLHAVFDRARKPKEALDETGEGLDRRERSFLMELVYGVLRNRDYLDWLLAPFLRKPTGLSPVTRNNLRLAVYQLHSMRVPEWAVVNEAVEIEKNRTGREALVNGVLRSFLRAREAMAEPPQDDPVDYISLITSHPRWLVKRWAARFGADEALGLARKNNEVPPLTIRVDGEGARERALQLLAEKRIAAHPTRFSPAGITLNELHSVSELSEAVDFPFVVQDEAAQLVGYLLNPSPGERVLDAAAAPGGKTTHLARLMGDRGEVVAVEAEAKRLPQLEENITRLGIRSVRILHRDANELTGAELGCFDRILLDAPCSSLGVIRRNPDVKYRHQRGDLGRFKERQLELLLSVSRLLRAGGTMVYAVCSTEPEEGEEVIGAFLQKSPDFSIIKGDYEFLRPFEVMDSGRVFYRTFPHRHEMDGFFAARLRRA, encoded by the coding sequence GTGAAGGCTGAGAAGCCCGGGAAGCCCGGGAAAACGGCGGAGAATACCGCTGCTTCCTCGACGCGGGAAAAGGCGGTGCTCGTCCTCCACGCCGTATTCGACAGGGCCCGGAAACCGAAGGAGGCGCTCGACGAGACGGGAGAGGGGCTCGACCGGCGGGAGCGGTCGTTCCTCATGGAGCTGGTGTACGGCGTCCTCCGCAACCGCGACTACCTCGACTGGCTGCTCGCCCCTTTTCTGAGAAAACCGACGGGGCTGTCCCCGGTGACCCGGAACAATCTGCGTCTCGCTGTCTACCAGCTGCACTCGATGCGTGTGCCCGAGTGGGCGGTGGTGAACGAAGCGGTGGAGATCGAGAAGAACCGCACGGGAAGGGAGGCGCTGGTCAACGGGGTGCTGAGGAGCTTCCTGCGGGCGAGAGAGGCGATGGCTGAACCGCCGCAGGACGACCCGGTCGATTATATCTCCCTTATCACCTCCCATCCGCGCTGGCTCGTGAAGCGGTGGGCGGCGCGGTTCGGCGCCGATGAGGCGCTCGGCCTCGCGCGGAAGAATAACGAAGTGCCGCCGCTCACCATACGGGTGGACGGCGAGGGCGCGCGCGAGCGGGCCTTGCAGCTCCTGGCAGAAAAAAGGATAGCGGCGCACCCGACCCGCTTCTCTCCCGCAGGCATCACCCTGAATGAGCTGCATTCGGTGAGCGAGCTGTCGGAGGCGGTGGACTTCCCTTTTGTCGTGCAGGACGAAGCAGCGCAGCTCGTCGGCTATCTCCTCAATCCGTCGCCCGGGGAGCGGGTGCTCGACGCGGCTGCTGCGCCGGGAGGGAAGACCACGCACCTCGCCCGGCTGATGGGAGACCGGGGAGAGGTGGTGGCGGTCGAGGCCGAAGCGAAGCGGCTGCCGCAGCTCGAAGAGAACATAACGCGGCTGGGGATCAGGTCGGTGCGGATACTGCACCGCGATGCGAACGAGCTGACCGGGGCGGAGCTCGGCTGCTTCGATCGGATTCTCCTCGATGCGCCCTGTTCATCCCTGGGGGTGATCCGGAGGAACCCGGACGTGAAGTACCGCCACCAGAGAGGCGATCTCGGACGGTTCAAAGAGCGGCAGCTCGAGCTGCTGCTCTCGGTCTCCCGCCTGCTGCGAGCAGGGGGGACCATGGTCTACGCCGTCTGCTCCACCGAGCCGGAAGAGGGGGAGGAGGTCATCGGGGCGTTTTTACAGAAGTCGCCGGATTTTAGTATTATAAAGGGCGACTATGAGTTCTTGCGGCCCTTTGAGGTCATGGATTCGGGGCGTGTTTTCTACCGGACCTTTCCCCACCGGCACGAGATGGACGGCTTCTTCGCTGCCCGGCTGAGAAGGGCCTGA
- a CDS encoding DUF116 domain-containing protein, whose translation MRPFLRGVVLKVLYPLLMLAGAFFKDRKERLQRVVIDLNNRLIRAEPERYRTKRLLLLLPHCLQVNECDVRITNDIRNCKRCGRCEISDLLRIAEEYDLKLFVATGGNLARRIVSDIRPEAIIAVACERDLSSGIVDTYPLPVLGIPNERPFGPCRNTRVDLERVKEAITFFGRDR comes from the coding sequence ATGAGACCTTTTCTTAGGGGCGTGGTGCTGAAGGTGCTCTATCCCCTGCTGATGCTCGCCGGGGCTTTTTTCAAGGACCGGAAAGAGCGTCTTCAGCGGGTGGTGATCGACCTCAACAACCGGCTCATCAGGGCCGAGCCCGAGCGGTACCGGACCAAGCGGCTGCTGCTCCTGCTGCCGCACTGCCTGCAGGTGAACGAGTGCGATGTGCGCATCACGAACGACATCCGCAACTGCAAGCGCTGCGGCCGCTGCGAGATCAGCGACCTGCTCCGGATCGCGGAGGAATACGACCTGAAGCTCTTCGTCGCCACCGGGGGAAACCTCGCGCGGCGGATCGTGAGCGATATCAGACCCGAGGCCATCATCGCCGTCGCCTGCGAACGCGACCTGAGCAGCGGCATCGTCGACACCTACCCGCTCCCGGTGCTCGGCATACCGAACGAGCGGCCCTTCGGTCCCTGCCGCAACACGCGCGTCGACCTCGAGCGGGTGAAAGAGGCGATCACCTTCTTCGGACGTGACCGGTAA